The proteins below are encoded in one region of Silene latifolia isolate original U9 population chromosome 2, ASM4854445v1, whole genome shotgun sequence:
- the LOC141642111 gene encoding adenosylhomocysteinase-like, translating into MALIAERTSSGREYKVKDMSQADFGRLELELAEVEMPGLMACRTEFGPSQPFKGAKITGSLHMTIQTAVLIETLTALGAEVRWCSCNIFSTQDHAAAAIARDSAAVFAWKGETLQEYWWCTERALDWGAAGGPDLIVDDGGDATLLIHEGVKAEEEFAKSGKIPDPNSTDNVEFQLVLGLIKESLKVDPKRYHKMKERLVGVSEETTTGVKRLYQMQENGTLLFPAINVNDSVTKSKFDNLYGCRHSLPDGLMRATDVMIAGKVGVVCGYGDVGKGCALALKAGGARVIVTEIDPICALQALMEGFQVLTLEDVVSEADIFVTTTGNKDIIMVDHMRKMKNNAIVCNIGHFDNEIDMHGLETFPGVKRITIKPQTDRFVFPDTKSGVIILAEGRLMNLGCATGHPSFVMSCSFTNQVIAQLELWKEKASGKYEKKVYVLPKHLDEKVAALHLGKLGAKLTKLSKDQSDYLSIPVEGPYKPAHYRY; encoded by the exons ATGGCGTTGATCGCAGAGAGAACCAGTTCCGGCCGTGAATACAAGGTCAAGGATATGTCCCAGGCCGACTTCGGCCGTCTCGAACTCGAGCTGGCCGAAGTCGAAATGCCTGGACTTATGGCTTGTCGTACCGAATTCGGTCCCTCGCAACCGTTTAAAGGCGCTAAGATTACTGGATCTCTTCATATGACTATTCAAACCGCTGTTCTTATTGAAACTCTTACCGCTCTTGGCGCTGAGGTTCGCTGGTGTTCCTGCAACATCTTCTCCACTCAG GACCATGCTGCAGCTGCCATTGCTAGGGACAGCGCTGCCGTATTCGCGTGGAAGGGTGAGACCCTCCAAGAGTACTGGTGGTGCACAGAGAGGGCACTTGACTGGGGTGCTGCTGGAGGCCCCGACCTCATTGTTGATGATGGTGGTGACGCCACCCTCTTGATCCACGAGGGAGTCAAGGCCGAGGAGGAGTTTGCAAAGTCCGGAAAGATTCCTGACCCTAACTCTACTGACAACGTCGAGTTCCAACTCGTCTTGGGTCTGATCAAGGAAAGTCTTAAGGTTGACCCCAAGAGGTACCACAAGATGAAGGAGAGATTGGTCGGTGTTTCTGAGGAGACCACTACTGGTGTTAAGAGGCTTTACCAGATGCAAGAGAACGGCACCTTGTTGTTCCCTGCTATCAATGTTAACGACTCTGTCACCAAGAGCAAG TTCGACAACTTGTATGGATGCCGTCACTCTCTCCCTGATGGTTTGATGAGAGCCACTGATGTTATGATTGCCGGCAAGGTCGGTGTTGTCTGTGGATACGGAGATGTCGGAAAGGGTTGTGCTCTTGCCTTGAAGGCCGGAGGTGCTCGTGTCATCGTAACTGAGATTGACCCAATCTGTGCTCTCCAGGCTCTTATGGAGGGTTTCCAAGTCCTCACCTTGGAAGACGTAGTCTCTGAGGCCGACATTTTCGTCACCACCACCGGTAACAAGGACATCATCATGGTCGACCACATGAGGAAAATGAAGAACAATGCCATTGTCTGCAACATTGGTCACTTTGACAATGAAATCGACATGCACGGTCTAGAGACATTCCCAGGAGTCAAGAGGATCACCATCAAGCCCCAAACCGACCGATTCGTCTTCCCAGACACCAAATCCGGCGTCATCATCTTGGCCGAGGGTCGTCTCATGAACTTGGGTTGTGCCACTGGTCACCCCAGCTTTGTCATGTCTTGCTCTTTCACAAACcaagtgattgctcaactcgAGTTGTGGAAGGAGAAGGCCTCAGGCAAGTACGAGAAGAAGGTGTACGTGTTGCCCAAGCACCTTGATGAGAAGGTCGCCGCACTTCACCTTGGTAAGCTCGGTGCCAAGCTCACCAAGCTCTCAAAGGACCAGTCCGACTACCTCAGCATACCTGTTGAGGGACCATACAAGCCAGCCCACTACAGGTACTAG
- the LOC141632820 gene encoding uncharacterized protein LOC141632820, whose translation MYKVSKRKKAPSFMKGSSYEEYTKYRNSPEFKEASARNKINRKGGDKDAEVEPTHYGGSQSFHDRVVLDTKKNKGKVPTIVDLFVDTHAKKTSKGKLIFAKEKDQQLYEQFLVRRKNNPEIDDNELWFDLVEGFQRGDVYGAGSAKEIFYPPTRRRGSISSQQQPYTPSVVSVLQAQLAAGRGGMPRGRGGMPREILKFGG comes from the exons atgtataaggtgtctaagaggaagaaggcgccatctttcatgaaag gttcgtcatatgaggaatataccaagtatcggaacagtcctgagttcaaggaagcatcggcccggaacaagatcaacaggaaaggaggagataaggatgcggaagttgagcctactcattatggagggtctcaatcttttcatgatcgtgtggtgttagat accaagaagaataagggtaaggtacccacgattgttgatctctttgttgacactcacgcaaagaagacaagcaagggcaagttgatcttcgcgaaggaaaaagatcaacaattatat gaacaattccttgtccgtaggaagaacaacccggaaattgatgacaatgagctatggtttgatcttgttgaggggttccaaagaggagatgtgtatggagccgggtcggcaaaggagattttctaccctcctacaagaagaagagggtcaatttcctcccaacaacaaccttataccccaagtgtcgtgagtgtgctccaagctcaattagccgccgggagaggcgggatgccgagagggagaggcgggatgccgagagagatcttgaaattcggaggatga